In Numida meleagris isolate 19003 breed g44 Domestic line unplaced genomic scaffold, NumMel1.0 unplaced_Scaffold310, whole genome shotgun sequence, the following proteins share a genomic window:
- the LOC110391160 gene encoding von Willebrand factor A domain-containing protein 5A-like isoform X4, with product MWGSPEMWHQSFGLLGKSYINAPGSFLLGKEFHIPLCPLPLCTAVVDVAIQDYVADVVTELIYHNESLSSSEVTFVFPLGPRMAIYSFQACSEDAKVKAVLQDENQRLHEATGEQENFEYLQYETEKSGEVFACFLGSLSPGKEMVVTLRYVQELSRKPDGAAQFVLPSTLHPYQTHYTCNCRTGKLHYSLLLTASLQSPRGVASVQASCALTPLIYTAQDHSTAQATLLQVSLAGTPPNHHLELLVYYGEPTAVSVVVEKGDPAATSGSLFGDSLLLVTLAPSIPDAKPGQRQSGEFIFLLDSTLLEHAQGICIPHQYCPRPACCVLPQDLLLFLLKSLPLGCYFNIYCYGATPVGIYPQSVEYTQDNVNEAMQLIPTTGSRLGDTDLLGTLRTIYSTPRPCGHARQGPAVHILWSLCKGSPLMSPVSQLFIFMSGLPPDKEAIAAEVCRHRNSHRCFSFCFSTDSATLATALARETNGEAVYVSSDNATVQVLKCLKQALKPVAEGISLDWTLPSGLEVEVLGGTPQFIFQGQHIFLYAQTHGKEQDMKEANGVMTLQFNLDGQDVIHKIQFPLCPQGDGRLAGHRLAARYLLEKLLPEVVRGSGDEPMQRAIEISLTSGIICPFTSCVGVRTSRRVPWYHGPLALLSPRQSFVPCKIFELHGTSSGSSCFAKTIWTPPSWLTTVQESWIAIKHLTNGIATLLQHGAHKEVPKQPRPSISSLKYVDSTRFVLCSPILGPWMSKAIAECRELVALQNVDGSWTLSSGLASVLQVDEAEIKGKMPCEVTEPSFWATVLAVTWLQRHNRCYHELCDLLGAKAVTWLCSRAVSQLDKCLEASNTLLGSSVNPSVFRL from the exons GTCTCCAGAGATGTGGCATCAGAGCTTTGGACTTCTAGGAAAAAGCTACATCAATG CACCAGGATCCTTTTTATTGGGGAAGGAGTTCCACATAcccctgtgcccactgcccctctGTACTGCTGTGGTGGATGTTGCTATCCAGGATTACGTAGCTGACGTGGTCACTGAACTGATCTACCATAACGAGAGTCTGAGCTCCTCAGAAGTCACCTTCGTCTTCCCCCTGGGCCCCCGTATGGCCATCTATTCCTTCCAGGCCTGCAGTGAGGATGCCAAGGtcaaggctgtgctgcaggatgag AACCAGCGGCTGCACGAGGCTACAGGGGAGCAGGAGAATTTTGAGTACCTTCAGTATGAGACTGAGAAATCAGGGGAGGTGTTTGCCTGCTTCCTGGGTTCCCTGTCCCCTGGCAAGGAAATGGTTGTGACCTTACGCTATGTCCAAGAGCTGTCACGGAAGCCAGATGGAGCAGCCCAGTTTGTGCTGCCATCCACACTGCATCCTTACCAGACACACTACA cctgtaATTGTCGCACTGGCAAGCTGCACTACAGCCTCCTGCTCACTGCCAGCCTGCAGTCACCCCGTGGTGTGGCCAGTGTCCAGGCCAGCTGTGCCCTCACTCCTTTGATCTACACTGCCCAGGACCACAGTACTGCACAG GCAACCCTTCTCCAGGTCTCACTTGCTGGCACTCCCCCAAATCATCATTTGGAGCTGCTGGTGTATTACGGAGAACCCACTGCAGTCAGTGTTGTGGTGGAGAAAGGAGACCCTGCAGCCACTTCAG GTTCTCTGTTTGGTGATTCCCTGCTGTTGGTGACACTGGCACCCAGCATCCCTGATGCAAAACCTGGGCAGCGCCAGTCTGGAGAGTTCATCTTCCTTCTGGACAGCACTTTACTTGAGCATGCACAG GGCATCTGTATCCCCCACCAGTATTGCCCAAGACCAGCCTGCTGTGTCCTTCCACAGGATCTCTTGCTCTTCCTTCTCAAAAGCCTACCCCTGGGCTGCTACTTCAACATCTACTGCTATGGAGCAACACCTGTGGGCATCTACCC GCAGAGTGTTGAATATACCCAGGACAACGTGAATGAGGCAATGCAACTCATTCCCACGACTGGCTCTAGGCTGGGTGACACGGACCTGCTGGGAACCCTCCGCACAATCTACAGCACTCCCCGCCCCTGTGGACATGCACGCCAG GGACCTGCTGTCCACATTTTGTGGTCCTTGTGCAAGGGCTCACCACTGATGTCTCCTGTCTCCCAGCTCTTCATCTTCATGTCTGGGCTACCACCTGACAAGGAAGCCATTGCTGCTGAGGTCTGCCGTCATCGCAACAGCCACCG gtgtttctccttctgtttctccACGGACAGTGCTACTCTGGCCACAGCTCTGGCCAGGGAGACAAACGGTGAAGCTGTCTATGTCTCTTCTGACAATGCAACAGTTCAG GTGCTGAAATGCTTGAAGCAGGCCCTCAAGCCAGTAGCTGAGGGAATCTCTCTGGACTGGACTTTGCCCTCTGGCCTGGAGGTTGAGGTGCTGGGAGGCACCCCTCAGTTCATCTTTCAGGGTCAGCACATCTTCCTCTATGCCCAGACCCATGGAAAGGAACag GATATGAAGGAGGCCAATGGTGTCATGACATTGCAGTTCAACCTGGATGGCCAGGATGTCATTCACAAGATCCAGTTCCCACTGTGCCCACAGGGAGATGGCCG GCTGGCTGGTCATCGTCTGGCTGCAAGATATTTGCTGGAGAAGTTGTTGCCAGAGGTTGTGAGAGGGTCAGGAGATGAACCAATGCAGCGTGCAATTGAAATCAGTCTCACATCTGGGATCATCTGccccttcaccagctgtgtGGGTGTTCGTACATCACGGAGGGTCCCCTGGTACCATG GGCCCCTGGCACTGCTGTCACCTCGCCAGTCATTCGTTCCCTGCAAGATCTTTGAGCTACATGGCACCTCTTCTGGCAGTTCCTGCTTTGCTAAAACCATATGGACCCCACCTAGCTGGCTGACTACAGTCCAGGAGTCATGGATTGCCATCAAGCATCTCACCAATGGCATTGCTACCTTACTCCAGCATGGGGCTCACAAAGAAG TACCTAAACAACCACGACCATCCATTTCTTCTCTCAAGTATGTGGATTCAACGAGATTTGTTTTGTGCTCTCCAATTTTGGGGCCCTGGATGAGTAAAGCCATTGCTGAGTGCAGAGAACTGGTGGCACTGCAGAATGTAGATGGCTCCTGGACCCTCAGCTCAGGTTTAGCTTCTGTGCTACAGGTCGATGAGGCTGAAATCAAGGGAAAGATGCCTTGTGAG GTCACAGAGCCTAGTTTTTGGGCAACAGTGCTGGCTGTGACCTGGCTGCAGAGACACAACAGGTGTTACCATGAGCTATGTGACTTGCTGGGGGCCAAGGCTGTAACCTGGCTGTGCAGCCGAGCGG TGTCTCAGCTGGACAAATGCCTGGAGGCAAGTAACACCCTCCTTGGGAGCAGTGTGAATCCAAGTGTCTTTAGGCTATGA
- the LOC110391160 gene encoding von Willebrand factor A domain-containing protein 5A-like isoform X8 — translation MWGSPEMWHQSFGLLGKSYINAPGSFLLGKEFHIPLCPLPLCTAVVDVAIQDYVADVVTELIYHNESLSSSEVTFVFPLGPRMAIYSFQACSEDAKVKAVLQDENQRLHEATGEQENFEYLQYETEKSGEVFACFLGSLSPGKEMVVTLRYVQELSRKPDGAAQFVLPSTLHPYQTHYTCNCRTGKLHYSLLLTASLQSPRGVASVQASCALTPLIYTAQDHSTAQVSLAGTPPNHHLELLVYYGEPTAVSVVVEKGDPAATSGSLFGDSLLLVTLAPSIPDAKPGQRQSGEFIFLLDSTLLEHAQDLLLFLLKSLPLGCYFNIYCYGATPVGIYPQSVEYTQDNVNEAMQLIPTTGSRLGDTDLLGTLRTIYSTPRPCGHARQLFIFMSGLPPDKEAIAAEVCRHRNSHRCFSFCFSTDSATLATALARETNGEAVYVSSDNATVQVLKCLKQALKPVAEGISLDWTLPSGLEVEVLGGTPQFIFQGQHIFLYAQTHGKEQDMKEANGVMTLQFNLDGQDVIHKIQFPLCPQGDGRLAGHRLAARYLLEKLLPEVVRGSGDEPMQRAIEISLTSGIICPFTSCVGVRTSRRVPWYHGPLALLSPRQSFVPCKIFELHGTSSGSSCFAKTIWTPPSWLTTVQESWIAIKHLTNGIATLLQHGAHKEVPKQPRPSISSLKYVDSTRFVLCSPILGPWMSKAIAECRELVALQNVDGSWTLSSGLASVLQVDEAEIKGKMPCEVTEPSFWATVLAVTWLQRHNRCYHELCDLLGAKAVTWLCSRAVSQLDKCLEASNTLLGSSVNPSVFRL, via the exons GTCTCCAGAGATGTGGCATCAGAGCTTTGGACTTCTAGGAAAAAGCTACATCAATG CACCAGGATCCTTTTTATTGGGGAAGGAGTTCCACATAcccctgtgcccactgcccctctGTACTGCTGTGGTGGATGTTGCTATCCAGGATTACGTAGCTGACGTGGTCACTGAACTGATCTACCATAACGAGAGTCTGAGCTCCTCAGAAGTCACCTTCGTCTTCCCCCTGGGCCCCCGTATGGCCATCTATTCCTTCCAGGCCTGCAGTGAGGATGCCAAGGtcaaggctgtgctgcaggatgag AACCAGCGGCTGCACGAGGCTACAGGGGAGCAGGAGAATTTTGAGTACCTTCAGTATGAGACTGAGAAATCAGGGGAGGTGTTTGCCTGCTTCCTGGGTTCCCTGTCCCCTGGCAAGGAAATGGTTGTGACCTTACGCTATGTCCAAGAGCTGTCACGGAAGCCAGATGGAGCAGCCCAGTTTGTGCTGCCATCCACACTGCATCCTTACCAGACACACTACA cctgtaATTGTCGCACTGGCAAGCTGCACTACAGCCTCCTGCTCACTGCCAGCCTGCAGTCACCCCGTGGTGTGGCCAGTGTCCAGGCCAGCTGTGCCCTCACTCCTTTGATCTACACTGCCCAGGACCACAGTACTGCACAG GTCTCACTTGCTGGCACTCCCCCAAATCATCATTTGGAGCTGCTGGTGTATTACGGAGAACCCACTGCAGTCAGTGTTGTGGTGGAGAAAGGAGACCCTGCAGCCACTTCAG GTTCTCTGTTTGGTGATTCCCTGCTGTTGGTGACACTGGCACCCAGCATCCCTGATGCAAAACCTGGGCAGCGCCAGTCTGGAGAGTTCATCTTCCTTCTGGACAGCACTTTACTTGAGCATGCACAG GATCTCTTGCTCTTCCTTCTCAAAAGCCTACCCCTGGGCTGCTACTTCAACATCTACTGCTATGGAGCAACACCTGTGGGCATCTACCC GCAGAGTGTTGAATATACCCAGGACAACGTGAATGAGGCAATGCAACTCATTCCCACGACTGGCTCTAGGCTGGGTGACACGGACCTGCTGGGAACCCTCCGCACAATCTACAGCACTCCCCGCCCCTGTGGACATGCACGCCAG CTCTTCATCTTCATGTCTGGGCTACCACCTGACAAGGAAGCCATTGCTGCTGAGGTCTGCCGTCATCGCAACAGCCACCG gtgtttctccttctgtttctccACGGACAGTGCTACTCTGGCCACAGCTCTGGCCAGGGAGACAAACGGTGAAGCTGTCTATGTCTCTTCTGACAATGCAACAGTTCAG GTGCTGAAATGCTTGAAGCAGGCCCTCAAGCCAGTAGCTGAGGGAATCTCTCTGGACTGGACTTTGCCCTCTGGCCTGGAGGTTGAGGTGCTGGGAGGCACCCCTCAGTTCATCTTTCAGGGTCAGCACATCTTCCTCTATGCCCAGACCCATGGAAAGGAACag GATATGAAGGAGGCCAATGGTGTCATGACATTGCAGTTCAACCTGGATGGCCAGGATGTCATTCACAAGATCCAGTTCCCACTGTGCCCACAGGGAGATGGCCG GCTGGCTGGTCATCGTCTGGCTGCAAGATATTTGCTGGAGAAGTTGTTGCCAGAGGTTGTGAGAGGGTCAGGAGATGAACCAATGCAGCGTGCAATTGAAATCAGTCTCACATCTGGGATCATCTGccccttcaccagctgtgtGGGTGTTCGTACATCACGGAGGGTCCCCTGGTACCATG GGCCCCTGGCACTGCTGTCACCTCGCCAGTCATTCGTTCCCTGCAAGATCTTTGAGCTACATGGCACCTCTTCTGGCAGTTCCTGCTTTGCTAAAACCATATGGACCCCACCTAGCTGGCTGACTACAGTCCAGGAGTCATGGATTGCCATCAAGCATCTCACCAATGGCATTGCTACCTTACTCCAGCATGGGGCTCACAAAGAAG TACCTAAACAACCACGACCATCCATTTCTTCTCTCAAGTATGTGGATTCAACGAGATTTGTTTTGTGCTCTCCAATTTTGGGGCCCTGGATGAGTAAAGCCATTGCTGAGTGCAGAGAACTGGTGGCACTGCAGAATGTAGATGGCTCCTGGACCCTCAGCTCAGGTTTAGCTTCTGTGCTACAGGTCGATGAGGCTGAAATCAAGGGAAAGATGCCTTGTGAG GTCACAGAGCCTAGTTTTTGGGCAACAGTGCTGGCTGTGACCTGGCTGCAGAGACACAACAGGTGTTACCATGAGCTATGTGACTTGCTGGGGGCCAAGGCTGTAACCTGGCTGTGCAGCCGAGCGG TGTCTCAGCTGGACAAATGCCTGGAGGCAAGTAACACCCTCCTTGGGAGCAGTGTGAATCCAAGTGTCTTTAGGCTATGA
- the LOC110391160 gene encoding von Willebrand factor A domain-containing protein 5A-like isoform X2 codes for MADNLHRCPGERCQGSSIQKSFTDTEWSPSRVAPGSFLLGKEFHIPLCPLPLCTAVVDVAIQDYVADVVTELIYHNESLSSSEVTFVFPLGPRMAIYSFQACSEDAKVKAVLQDENQRLHEATGEQENFEYLQYETEKSGEVFACFLGSLSPGKEMVVTLRYVQELSRKPDGAAQFVLPSTLHPYQTHYTCNCRTGKLHYSLLLTASLQSPRGVASVQASCALTPLIYTAQDHSTAQVSLAGTPPNHHLELLVYYGEPTAVSVVVEKGDPAATSGSLFGDSLLLVTLAPSIPDAKPGQRQSGEFIFLLDSTLLEHAQGICIPHQYCPRPACCVLPQDLLLFLLKSLPLGCYFNIYCYGATPVGIYPQSVEYTQDNVNEAMQLIPTTGSRLGDTDLLGTLRTIYSTPRPCGHARQGPAVHILWSLCKGSPLMSPVSQLFIFMSGLPPDKEAIAAEVCRHRNSHRCFSFCFSTDSATLATALARETNGEAVYVSSDNATVQVLKCLKQALKPVAEGISLDWTLPSGLEVEVLGGTPQFIFQGQHIFLYAQTHGKEQDMKEANGVMTLQFNLDGQDVIHKIQFPLCPQGDGRLAGHRLAARYLLEKLLPEVVRGSGDEPMQRAIEISLTSGIICPFTSCVGVRTSRRVPWYHGPLALLSPRQSFVPCKIFELHGTSSGSSCFAKTIWTPPSWLTTVQESWIAIKHLTNGIATLLQHGAHKEVPKQPRPSISSLKYVDSTRFVLCSPILGPWMSKAIAECRELVALQNVDGSWTLSSGLASVLQVDEAEIKGKMPCEVTEPSFWATVLAVTWLQRHNRCYHELCDLLGAKAVTWLCSRAVSQLDKCLEASNTLLGSSVNPSVFRL; via the exons ATGGCAGACAACCTCCACAGGTGCCCTGGAGAGAGATGCCAGGGGTCCAGCATCCAAAAATCATTCACGGACACTGAGTGGTCTCCATCAAGAGTTG CACCAGGATCCTTTTTATTGGGGAAGGAGTTCCACATAcccctgtgcccactgcccctctGTACTGCTGTGGTGGATGTTGCTATCCAGGATTACGTAGCTGACGTGGTCACTGAACTGATCTACCATAACGAGAGTCTGAGCTCCTCAGAAGTCACCTTCGTCTTCCCCCTGGGCCCCCGTATGGCCATCTATTCCTTCCAGGCCTGCAGTGAGGATGCCAAGGtcaaggctgtgctgcaggatgag AACCAGCGGCTGCACGAGGCTACAGGGGAGCAGGAGAATTTTGAGTACCTTCAGTATGAGACTGAGAAATCAGGGGAGGTGTTTGCCTGCTTCCTGGGTTCCCTGTCCCCTGGCAAGGAAATGGTTGTGACCTTACGCTATGTCCAAGAGCTGTCACGGAAGCCAGATGGAGCAGCCCAGTTTGTGCTGCCATCCACACTGCATCCTTACCAGACACACTACA cctgtaATTGTCGCACTGGCAAGCTGCACTACAGCCTCCTGCTCACTGCCAGCCTGCAGTCACCCCGTGGTGTGGCCAGTGTCCAGGCCAGCTGTGCCCTCACTCCTTTGATCTACACTGCCCAGGACCACAGTACTGCACAG GTCTCACTTGCTGGCACTCCCCCAAATCATCATTTGGAGCTGCTGGTGTATTACGGAGAACCCACTGCAGTCAGTGTTGTGGTGGAGAAAGGAGACCCTGCAGCCACTTCAG GTTCTCTGTTTGGTGATTCCCTGCTGTTGGTGACACTGGCACCCAGCATCCCTGATGCAAAACCTGGGCAGCGCCAGTCTGGAGAGTTCATCTTCCTTCTGGACAGCACTTTACTTGAGCATGCACAG GGCATCTGTATCCCCCACCAGTATTGCCCAAGACCAGCCTGCTGTGTCCTTCCACAGGATCTCTTGCTCTTCCTTCTCAAAAGCCTACCCCTGGGCTGCTACTTCAACATCTACTGCTATGGAGCAACACCTGTGGGCATCTACCC GCAGAGTGTTGAATATACCCAGGACAACGTGAATGAGGCAATGCAACTCATTCCCACGACTGGCTCTAGGCTGGGTGACACGGACCTGCTGGGAACCCTCCGCACAATCTACAGCACTCCCCGCCCCTGTGGACATGCACGCCAG GGACCTGCTGTCCACATTTTGTGGTCCTTGTGCAAGGGCTCACCACTGATGTCTCCTGTCTCCCAGCTCTTCATCTTCATGTCTGGGCTACCACCTGACAAGGAAGCCATTGCTGCTGAGGTCTGCCGTCATCGCAACAGCCACCG gtgtttctccttctgtttctccACGGACAGTGCTACTCTGGCCACAGCTCTGGCCAGGGAGACAAACGGTGAAGCTGTCTATGTCTCTTCTGACAATGCAACAGTTCAG GTGCTGAAATGCTTGAAGCAGGCCCTCAAGCCAGTAGCTGAGGGAATCTCTCTGGACTGGACTTTGCCCTCTGGCCTGGAGGTTGAGGTGCTGGGAGGCACCCCTCAGTTCATCTTTCAGGGTCAGCACATCTTCCTCTATGCCCAGACCCATGGAAAGGAACag GATATGAAGGAGGCCAATGGTGTCATGACATTGCAGTTCAACCTGGATGGCCAGGATGTCATTCACAAGATCCAGTTCCCACTGTGCCCACAGGGAGATGGCCG GCTGGCTGGTCATCGTCTGGCTGCAAGATATTTGCTGGAGAAGTTGTTGCCAGAGGTTGTGAGAGGGTCAGGAGATGAACCAATGCAGCGTGCAATTGAAATCAGTCTCACATCTGGGATCATCTGccccttcaccagctgtgtGGGTGTTCGTACATCACGGAGGGTCCCCTGGTACCATG GGCCCCTGGCACTGCTGTCACCTCGCCAGTCATTCGTTCCCTGCAAGATCTTTGAGCTACATGGCACCTCTTCTGGCAGTTCCTGCTTTGCTAAAACCATATGGACCCCACCTAGCTGGCTGACTACAGTCCAGGAGTCATGGATTGCCATCAAGCATCTCACCAATGGCATTGCTACCTTACTCCAGCATGGGGCTCACAAAGAAG TACCTAAACAACCACGACCATCCATTTCTTCTCTCAAGTATGTGGATTCAACGAGATTTGTTTTGTGCTCTCCAATTTTGGGGCCCTGGATGAGTAAAGCCATTGCTGAGTGCAGAGAACTGGTGGCACTGCAGAATGTAGATGGCTCCTGGACCCTCAGCTCAGGTTTAGCTTCTGTGCTACAGGTCGATGAGGCTGAAATCAAGGGAAAGATGCCTTGTGAG GTCACAGAGCCTAGTTTTTGGGCAACAGTGCTGGCTGTGACCTGGCTGCAGAGACACAACAGGTGTTACCATGAGCTATGTGACTTGCTGGGGGCCAAGGCTGTAACCTGGCTGTGCAGCCGAGCGG TGTCTCAGCTGGACAAATGCCTGGAGGCAAGTAACACCCTCCTTGGGAGCAGTGTGAATCCAAGTGTCTTTAGGCTATGA
- the LOC110391160 gene encoding von Willebrand factor A domain-containing protein 5A-like isoform X11: MNQRLHEATGEQENFEYLQYETEKSGEVFACFLGSLSPGKEMVVTLRYVQELSRKPDGAAQFVLPSTLHPYQTHYTCNCRTGKLHYSLLLTASLQSPRGVASVQASCALTPLIYTAQDHSTAQATLLQVSLAGTPPNHHLELLVYYGEPTAVSVVVEKGDPAATSGSLFGDSLLLVTLAPSIPDAKPGQRQSGEFIFLLDSTLLEHAQGICIPHQYCPRPACCVLPQDLLLFLLKSLPLGCYFNIYCYGATPVGIYPQSVEYTQDNVNEAMQLIPTTGSRLGDTDLLGTLRTIYSTPRPCGHARQGPAVHILWSLCKGSPLMSPVSQLFIFMSGLPPDKEAIAAEVCRHRNSHRCFSFCFSTDSATLATALARETNGEAVYVSSDNATVQVLKCLKQALKPVAEGISLDWTLPSGLEVEVLGGTPQFIFQGQHIFLYAQTHGKEQDMKEANGVMTLQFNLDGQDVIHKIQFPLCPQGDGRLAGHRLAARYLLEKLLPEVVRGSGDEPMQRAIEISLTSGIICPFTSCVGVRTSRRVPWYHGPLALLSPRQSFVPCKIFELHGTSSGSSCFAKTIWTPPSWLTTVQESWIAIKHLTNGIATLLQHGAHKEVPKQPRPSISSLKYVDSTRFVLCSPILGPWMSKAIAECRELVALQNVDGSWTLSSGLASVLQVDEAEIKGKMPCEVTEPSFWATVLAVTWLQRHNRCYHELCDLLGAKAVTWLCSRAVSQLDKCLEASNTLLGSSVNPSVFRL; the protein is encoded by the exons AACCAGCGGCTGCACGAGGCTACAGGGGAGCAGGAGAATTTTGAGTACCTTCAGTATGAGACTGAGAAATCAGGGGAGGTGTTTGCCTGCTTCCTGGGTTCCCTGTCCCCTGGCAAGGAAATGGTTGTGACCTTACGCTATGTCCAAGAGCTGTCACGGAAGCCAGATGGAGCAGCCCAGTTTGTGCTGCCATCCACACTGCATCCTTACCAGACACACTACA cctgtaATTGTCGCACTGGCAAGCTGCACTACAGCCTCCTGCTCACTGCCAGCCTGCAGTCACCCCGTGGTGTGGCCAGTGTCCAGGCCAGCTGTGCCCTCACTCCTTTGATCTACACTGCCCAGGACCACAGTACTGCACAG GCAACCCTTCTCCAGGTCTCACTTGCTGGCACTCCCCCAAATCATCATTTGGAGCTGCTGGTGTATTACGGAGAACCCACTGCAGTCAGTGTTGTGGTGGAGAAAGGAGACCCTGCAGCCACTTCAG GTTCTCTGTTTGGTGATTCCCTGCTGTTGGTGACACTGGCACCCAGCATCCCTGATGCAAAACCTGGGCAGCGCCAGTCTGGAGAGTTCATCTTCCTTCTGGACAGCACTTTACTTGAGCATGCACAG GGCATCTGTATCCCCCACCAGTATTGCCCAAGACCAGCCTGCTGTGTCCTTCCACAGGATCTCTTGCTCTTCCTTCTCAAAAGCCTACCCCTGGGCTGCTACTTCAACATCTACTGCTATGGAGCAACACCTGTGGGCATCTACCC GCAGAGTGTTGAATATACCCAGGACAACGTGAATGAGGCAATGCAACTCATTCCCACGACTGGCTCTAGGCTGGGTGACACGGACCTGCTGGGAACCCTCCGCACAATCTACAGCACTCCCCGCCCCTGTGGACATGCACGCCAG GGACCTGCTGTCCACATTTTGTGGTCCTTGTGCAAGGGCTCACCACTGATGTCTCCTGTCTCCCAGCTCTTCATCTTCATGTCTGGGCTACCACCTGACAAGGAAGCCATTGCTGCTGAGGTCTGCCGTCATCGCAACAGCCACCG gtgtttctccttctgtttctccACGGACAGTGCTACTCTGGCCACAGCTCTGGCCAGGGAGACAAACGGTGAAGCTGTCTATGTCTCTTCTGACAATGCAACAGTTCAG GTGCTGAAATGCTTGAAGCAGGCCCTCAAGCCAGTAGCTGAGGGAATCTCTCTGGACTGGACTTTGCCCTCTGGCCTGGAGGTTGAGGTGCTGGGAGGCACCCCTCAGTTCATCTTTCAGGGTCAGCACATCTTCCTCTATGCCCAGACCCATGGAAAGGAACag GATATGAAGGAGGCCAATGGTGTCATGACATTGCAGTTCAACCTGGATGGCCAGGATGTCATTCACAAGATCCAGTTCCCACTGTGCCCACAGGGAGATGGCCG GCTGGCTGGTCATCGTCTGGCTGCAAGATATTTGCTGGAGAAGTTGTTGCCAGAGGTTGTGAGAGGGTCAGGAGATGAACCAATGCAGCGTGCAATTGAAATCAGTCTCACATCTGGGATCATCTGccccttcaccagctgtgtGGGTGTTCGTACATCACGGAGGGTCCCCTGGTACCATG GGCCCCTGGCACTGCTGTCACCTCGCCAGTCATTCGTTCCCTGCAAGATCTTTGAGCTACATGGCACCTCTTCTGGCAGTTCCTGCTTTGCTAAAACCATATGGACCCCACCTAGCTGGCTGACTACAGTCCAGGAGTCATGGATTGCCATCAAGCATCTCACCAATGGCATTGCTACCTTACTCCAGCATGGGGCTCACAAAGAAG TACCTAAACAACCACGACCATCCATTTCTTCTCTCAAGTATGTGGATTCAACGAGATTTGTTTTGTGCTCTCCAATTTTGGGGCCCTGGATGAGTAAAGCCATTGCTGAGTGCAGAGAACTGGTGGCACTGCAGAATGTAGATGGCTCCTGGACCCTCAGCTCAGGTTTAGCTTCTGTGCTACAGGTCGATGAGGCTGAAATCAAGGGAAAGATGCCTTGTGAG GTCACAGAGCCTAGTTTTTGGGCAACAGTGCTGGCTGTGACCTGGCTGCAGAGACACAACAGGTGTTACCATGAGCTATGTGACTTGCTGGGGGCCAAGGCTGTAACCTGGCTGTGCAGCCGAGCGG TGTCTCAGCTGGACAAATGCCTGGAGGCAAGTAACACCCTCCTTGGGAGCAGTGTGAATCCAAGTGTCTTTAGGCTATGA